In the Streptomyces coeruleoprunus genome, CGACGCCTCCGGCAAGCTCCGCGCGCTCGCGCAGCGGCTCGACGCGCCCGTCGTCACCACCTTCGGCGGCAAGGGCGCCTTTCCCTGGACGCACCCGCTGTCCCTCCAGTCGTGGCTGGAGGACCGGCACACGACGGACTTCCTGGAGGACGCCGACGTCCTGCTCGTGGTCGGCTCGGGCCTGGGTGAACTCTCCTCGAACTACCACACGTTCGCGCCGCGCGGCCGGGTGATCCAGATCGAGGCCGACCTCGGCAAGCTGGAGTCCAACCACCCTGCCCTCGGCATCCACGCGGACGCCCGCCTGGCGCTGTCGGCCCTGCTGGAGACGGTCGAGGAGCGCCACGACCCGACGGCCCCCGAGCGGGTACGGGCGCTGCTGGGCCGCGTACGGGCACGCCTCGACGCCCAGGACCTGGCGCGGGAACAGCAGGTCCTGGCCGCGGTCCGCGCCGCCCTCCCGGACGACTCGCCCGCCTTCTGGGACATGACGATCCTGTCCTACTGGGCCTGGTCCGCCTTCGACGCGCGCCGCCCGAACACCATGCACTCGGCCCAGGGCGCGGGCGGCCTCGGCTACGCCTACCCCGCCGCGCTCGGCGCCGCCGTGGCGGACCCGACCCGCCCCGCCCTGGCCGTGTCCGGCGACGGCGGCGCCCTGTACTCGATCGCCGAACTGGCCACCGCCCGCCAGCACGACCTGCCCGTGACGTGGCTGATCGTGGACGACGGCGGCTACGGCATCCTGCGCGAGTACATGACGGACACCTTCGGCGAGGCCACCGGCACCGAGCTGACCCGGCCGGACTTCGTGGCCCTGGCCGAGTCCTTCGGCGTACCCGCGGCCCGTACGACCCCGGAAACGCTACGGACGGACCTGGAGGCGGCTCTGGCCACCCCCGGCCCGTCCGTGGTCGTCCTGCAGGCCGTGCTCAGGATGTTCGCGCCCACGCACACGTAGGCGCCGCGGTCACCAGATCGCCTCGACCCACTCCGGGTGGTCGATGAACGGGTTGCGGTTGTGCTGGTAGGTGCCGTAGATGACCTCGTTGCGGCGCTGCTCGAAGGCGTCCGGCGGGTCCTGCTCGTTCCACTGCTTCAGCACGGACAGACGGCCGTGGTACGGCGTGCTGCCGTTGTTCACGGAGTCGTTGGGCTCCAGGTTGGGCCAGCCGTCACCGCCCTCGTAGCGGACGGCCATGTAGAGGATCATGCGGGCGACGTCGCCCTTGACGGCGTTGCGCGGCTCGAAGGAGTTGGAGTCGGTGTAGCTGGTGTACGTACCGCTGACGGCGGAGCCGCCCCAGTCGAAGTCCTTGTTGCCGCGGATGCTGTTGACGGTCACGTCCTCGGGGCGCAGGTGGTGCAGGTCGGTGCCCGGGCCGGCCGAGGTGCCGAAGTCGCCGTGCGACTGGGCCCACACGTGCTCGCGGTTCCAGTTCCCGGTGTTGCCGCCGCTCAGGGACTTGCTGCGGGAGACGCCGGAGTAGAGCAGGATCACGTTGCCGGTGTTGTTCGGGTCCTGATCGGTGACCTTCAGCGCTTCCCAGACCGCGGAGTACGAGATCTTGCTCTGGTCGCTGATGATCGTGTGCAGCGCGCTCTTGAGGGCCGTACCGGACTTGCCGATGGCGCCCTGGTAGTAGGTGTCGTCGTACGCGGTGACGGTGGCGGCGGTCTGCGCGCCCTCCACACCGGCCGGTGCCGCCGAGGCGGCGGGCGCGGCGGTGCCGACGAGGAGCGCGGCGGCGATGACCGGGATCTTCCAGCGGCGCACGAAGCGCGGGATTGGCGAGGACATGAGGGTGGGGGAGTCCTTTCCCGTTGCGGTGACACGCGTAGAACCTGGGTTGTGTCTACGCGAGTTGACTGGTGCGGCAAGGGGAGAGTGACATGGACACGGTCACCGTTGTGTGAACGTGCGGCGTCGGTTCTGTGTCGTTGTCATGACCGCGCCGTTCTGGCCGAAATTGCTGCAATTGGGGGCATGGCGGGCCGTCGGCCGGTGGGGGCCGGCCCGATGTTCCGGCGCCGCTCCATGCCGCTGAGGCGGGCTACGGCGGCTTCCGCGCGTCCTGGCGCCGGATGAATTCGATCTCTTGACCCTGATTTATGTCCGGTCAAGGGGTGATTTCCGGACAGGCATAATCGGCGACTTCTGCCGCCTTTTCTTCCTGGATCTCTTGTAGCGGCCATCGAAGGATGGCGGAGGAAAACGACCATTCAGTTCCGAAGGGGGAACAGCGTGCTTCGTCGCATGCTGGCCGCGTCAGCGGCAGCCGTCTGTGTCATGGGCCTGGGCACGGTCCAGGCGTCCGCCGCGACCGTGCAGCCGCAGGTCACGACGGTGGAGTACGACTGCGAGAAGAATGCGGGTATGCCGTTCAACGGCTTCCGGCAGGAGTACGACTTCCGGCCCGAAACCCGGATCGGCATGATGTGGAATTACTGCCGGCCGGAGAAGACCATGCTCGGGTACGCGGAGAGGCGCAACGGCGGCACCGTTCACTACGTGTGGTTCGAACGCGCCACCACCGGCCCGAACCCGACCACCTGGACCGGCCCGTACGGCAAGAAGGCAGCCCAGCCGGCCTTCGCACACACCGAGAACAATGTCGCGTACGGCGACTACTGGTGGCGCACCTGTGCCGACATCACCACCAAGGCCGGGGCCAAGGTGACCGAGTGCAGCAACTGGTACCAGCCGAGCACCATGTTCACGCCCGTGCCGAGGTGACCTGGTCACCTGGTGCGGCGGGTGATACCGCTGAGCGTCATCGTCAGGCCCGCGTGATGCCACGAGCGGCCTGACCCGCACCACACTTGACGGCCCGCCGGCCGACCGGCGGGCCGTCGCCATGGGCGCCCCTCCGGATCGGCGGCTCCGGGCTGCCGGGAGATCAGGCCGCTGCCGGGGAATCAGGCCGGATCGGCGGTCCACGGCCAAGCGGCCTCACGCCCGGCCTCGATGAGGCCGACCATCCGGAACGCGGCGTCCGTGAGGCCGCCGAAGGTGTGCCGGTGGGGGCCCGTGGGGCCGTGCGCGGGCCGGTACCCCGCCAGATTCCAGGTGTAGACCGGGATGTCGGCCGGGACCGTCTCGGCGGGCCCGCCGGGCCCGCCGGGGCCGTAGGGGTAGGGGGCGGCCTGCTCGTCGGTGACGATCAGGACCCGGTCGTGCTCCCGGTAATGCTTCTGCACCGCCTTCGCGGTGTAGGTGCCTCCGAGATCGTGGAACCGCTTCAGTACCTCCAGCACCGGCTCTCCGGGCTGGAACGGCACGGCCTTGCTGTGCCAGCCGAACTCCACCAGATCCGCCTGCTCGGCACGCATGGCCAGCGCGGTGCCGAACACGGCGGCCGCGTCCGCCCGGGTCAGCGTGGACCGCTCGGAGACGGTGTCCCAGAACATGGAGTCGGACCGGTCCACGAGGATCAGGGTCCTGCCGGGCAGCGACGGCACGTTGGCCAGCGAGTGTGCGAGGGCCTGTTCCAGCGCGGCCGCCCAGCGCTGCGACGGCGCGTGCCGGTGAGCGGCCAGGTAGCGGAAGGGGAACTGCCGGGACCGGGCCACCTCGGAGGCGTCGGACAGCCGTGCGGCGACCCGGGCCGCGACGTCGTCCGAGACGCCCGCCTCGTCGAAGTTCCGCAGGTTCCGCAGGAGCGCCATCGGCCCCATCGTGGGGATCACGGCTTCCCAGACGGCGGCGTCCAGCGGTCCGTGCAGCCAGCCCGCCAGGGCCTCCCACGTCATGCCCGCCTCGGCCAGCCGCTCGGAGCCGCCCGGCCCGGTCACCACCGCCCGGCGCTCGTCCACAGCCGACTCCATCAGCGCCCGGTGGGCGGTCAGCAGGTGGTCGGAGGCCGGCGGAACCGCCCGCTCCGGGTGGTGGCGGCGGTCCAGGGCGTACCGG is a window encoding:
- a CDS encoding thiamine pyrophosphate-binding protein, which produces MTHDHDLVLRPTAAQTEAALNPPAGRIGGDLVMETLRGLGATTVFGLPGQHALGMFDALRRSDLRYVGLRVENNAGFAADAYGRITGEAAPLLLSAGPGALTALAALQEAAAASAPVLAIGAQVPVAGLGGGRHGHLHELRDQQASFRDIVKSVHVVRTASQIPSAIAAAWKSALTAPHGPVWVEIPQDVLNAPTALPVVTAVDATPEELPPRPELTALAAHLLSNAERPAIIAGGGVVRADASGKLRALAQRLDAPVVTTFGGKGAFPWTHPLSLQSWLEDRHTTDFLEDADVLLVVGSGLGELSSNYHTFAPRGRVIQIEADLGKLESNHPALGIHADARLALSALLETVEERHDPTAPERVRALLGRVRARLDAQDLAREQQVLAAVRAALPDDSPAFWDMTILSYWAWSAFDARRPNTMHSAQGAGGLGYAYPAALGAAVADPTRPALAVSGDGGALYSIAELATARQHDLPVTWLIVDDGGYGILREYMTDTFGEATGTELTRPDFVALAESFGVPAARTTPETLRTDLEAALATPGPSVVVLQAVLRMFAPTHT
- a CDS encoding TROVE domain-containing protein, encoding MLVAPHVAATARSLPAPQHHHRPARRDFRSYPGGPAFVREPREELFLLAVGNFVSQQTFYESGEERDDRYTRLVGELAVQDPVWTAGLLRWLRGEGNMRTASLVGAAAYVRARLDAGASGGPSNRSVIDSVLQRADEPGELLARWIPAYGRNVPQPVKRGIADAVRRLYTSRSLLKYDTASKGFRFGDVLNLVHASPDPDKPWQGALFRYALDRRHHPERAVPPASDHLLTAHRALMESAVDERRAVVTGPGGSERLAEAGMTWEALAGWLHGPLDAAVWEAVIPTMGPMALLRNLRNFDEAGVSDDVAARVAARLSDASEVARSRQFPFRYLAAHRHAPSQRWAAALEQALAHSLANVPSLPGRTLILVDRSDSMFWDTVSERSTLTRADAAAVFGTALAMRAEQADLVEFGWHSKAVPFQPGEPVLEVLKRFHDLGGTYTAKAVQKHYREHDRVLIVTDEQAAPYPYGPGGPGGPAETVPADIPVYTWNLAGYRPAHGPTGPHRHTFGGLTDAAFRMVGLIEAGREAAWPWTADPA
- a CDS encoding endonuclease I family protein, which encodes MSSPIPRFVRRWKIPVIAAALLVGTAAPAASAAPAGVEGAQTAATVTAYDDTYYQGAIGKSGTALKSALHTIISDQSKISYSAVWEALKVTDQDPNNTGNVILLYSGVSRSKSLSGGNTGNWNREHVWAQSHGDFGTSAGPGTDLHHLRPEDVTVNSIRGNKDFDWGGSAVSGTYTSYTDSNSFEPRNAVKGDVARMILYMAVRYEGGDGWPNLEPNDSVNNGSTPYHGRLSVLKQWNEQDPPDAFEQRRNEVIYGTYQHNRNPFIDHPEWVEAIW